The sequence CAAACCTCCAAAAGTACGCGGTAAATCACCTGGCTGGAAAAAGGGAAAACCTCGTAAGCGTAGAATCAGGTATCCAATGGTTAAAAAGAGTACTCCAAAGCCACCTAAAAAAACAGAACAATCTGCTGTTTAACTGATTTTTGAAATTTTGTAGCTTGATACTTGTTAACTCAGTGTAACTGAGTCATTTTGTGATTTTTAGTCTAAACTCCAGTCATTTAGCTGCAAAGTGCTGTATATTTTATAATCACATAGCTGGTGCGTTAGGCTGAAGCCATAACGCACCCTACAAACTACAAACTGTTCACTGTTAACTAATTTACGGAATCGCCACAACTCTCAACAAACGCTCCATTACAGTTTGCGCTCTCCTTCCTCCTACGGGAATTAAACGGTGACTCAAAACATAAGGAGCAATGAACTTCACGTCATCGGGGATTGCATAATCGCGCCCAGAAAGATAGGCAAAAGCTTGTGTGGCGCGGTGTAAGGCTACAGTTCCCCTAGGGCTTACACCGAGAGTAATTTCTTCATCGCACCTTGTGGCTCTGACTAAATCGAGTATGTATTGCTGTAATGAAGCTTCTACCCGGATACCGGCGCAAATTCGCTGTAATTCTTCAACCTCAGCCAAAGAAATACAGGGTTTTACATCGGTAAATTTACTGTTCTCTTGAAGCCGAGACAACATTTGTAACTCTTCTTGTTCTGTAGGATAGCCCAAGCTCAAGGAAAGCATAAATCTATCCATTTGCGCTTCTGGTAAAGGAAAAGTTCCTTGATATTCAACCGGGTTTTGAGTTGCGATGACAAAAAATGGTGCGGGAACGGCACGAGAGACACCATCAACTGTTACCTGCCCTTCTTCCATAACTTCTAGCAATGCCGATTGAGTACGGGGTGTAGCGCGGTTGATTTCGTCTGCGAGCATGACATTCGCAAAAATTGGACCTTCAAGAAAAGTAAATTCACCAGTTTTAGGGTTCCAGATATTTGTACCCGTAATATCAGTAGGTAACAAGTCTGGCGTACACTGTAGCCGTTGAAATTTACCATCAATAGAACGAGCTAAGGATTTTGCTAGCAGAGTTTTACCAACTCCGGGAACATCTTCAAGTAAAGCATGTCCCCCACCTAGTAAAGCGACTAATACCAAACGGATTGCTTCAGATTTACCAACAATGGTAAGAGCTAGATTTTGTGTCAGAGCGTCAATTTTGTCTCTCATGCACCTGCCGGAAGTCAAAGGTTAAAAGGTTAAAGGTTGAGATTTAGGAGTGAGGAGTTAGTAGTGAGAAGTTAATATTTTTTATTTCTTCCCATCCCCCATGCCCAATGCCCTAATCTATTGTTCCCAGAGTTGGAGTAAACTAACGCCCTTGACCTACAATTTCCGCAAAAACATGGGGCGGGCTTGTTAAAAAGCCCGCCCCATTTTTTTAAGGTTCCATCTCGTGACTAAAAAAGTTCCTAGCGGTGTTGCAGTCAAGTTGGATTTGAGCTTTAAGGGCTGCTAAATTACTAAATTTTTGTTCTGGTCTGATAAATTTGATTAATTGTATTTGCAGCTTTTTGTCATATAAATCTCCAGACCAATCTAAAATATGTACTTCTACGGTAGGATGAGTACCATTTACTGTAGGGCGATCGCCAATGTTCATTACTCCCCAGCAGTTGTTTAAAGCTGTATCCTGGTTGTTGATGCGAGCAACTCGGACGGCGTAAACTCCTTGACGGGGCAAAAACTTATCTTGGGGTAACTGTAAATTCGCAGTTGGAAAACCAATGGTTCTACCAAGCTGCTGCCCTTTAACTACAGTTCCGATAAAAGTATAAGGTCTTCCCAGTAATTGGTTGGCTCTTTCAATATCGCCAATTTCAAGTTTTTGACGAATGAGTGAGGTGCTGATGCGCTCTGTCTCCTCATCTACGGAAAAATCGTCTTCGTGAGTTATTAAAGGAACGATAGTAACCGGAATACCATACTCAGCCACAAGTACCTGTAAATCCATTGCAGTACCGCTACGCTTTGAACCAAAACAAAAATCTTGTCCGACGCTGATTCTTGCGGCTTGCAATTTTTCTACGATAATTTGTTGTACGAATTGTTCGGGAGTTAAAGCAGATAATTCTTTATCGAAGGGAATTAGTACAAGCTGTTTTACCCCTAGCAGTTCTAACTGTTGAACTTTTTCATCCAAAGGAGTCAACAAAGTTCTAGGTTTACCAGTAAAAAACTCTTGAGGATGCGGAAGAAATGTAATAACAGTTGGGTAAATATGTTCTGCGTCTGCTGGTTTATGCAAAATTGGCTGGATCACCCTTTGATGACCGCGATGAACGCCATCAAATTTACCAAGGGCAACAGCAGTAGGAGTTTGAATTAATTCGGTTGAAGAAGTAACCCACACAGAACACCCATTTTTAGACAGATTTGGCACGTCAATATTGGGACGAGATGTTTAACAACGCGGGAAGCAGAGTAGTAAAGGGTTAGGTTTTAGGAGTTAAGAGTTAGGAGTTAGGAGTTATAAATTCATTTTTATCCCAATGCCCAATGCCCAATTCCCAACGCCCATTACCCAATACCCATTATCTATTCCCAACTTGCCATAGATATTTTAACTAAGGCTCTCGAATACCAATTTAATCCAAATTCTATAATTGCTTTGCGATAAAAGTTTTATATCAATTATCTTCTAATAGGAAAACTGTTTGATAAAGGAATATTGATTGTAACTTTTAGTACCATTCCTTCCTTAGCCATGACCGCACCGGAGAATCTCTCTTTAGCTTCTTGTCCAATACGATCTAAAAATTCATCATCATGAGATGGATCGTGATGGAAAATAACTAAAGTTTTAACCTTCGCGGCTTTAGCGATTTTTACAGCTTCTTGCCAGGTAGAATGACCCCAGCCAATTTTAGGTGATTTTGGAGAATAATATTCGTCATCTGTATAAGTTGAATCATAAATTAAAATATCGGCTTTATCGGCAAGTTTTAAAACATTTTCGTCTAACTTATCTGGATAATGTTCGGTATCAGTAACATATACGGCAGAAC comes from Rivularia sp. PCC 7116 and encodes:
- a CDS encoding MoxR family ATPase, yielding MRDKIDALTQNLALTIVGKSEAIRLVLVALLGGGHALLEDVPGVGKTLLAKSLARSIDGKFQRLQCTPDLLPTDITGTNIWNPKTGEFTFLEGPIFANVMLADEINRATPRTQSALLEVMEEGQVTVDGVSRAVPAPFFVIATQNPVEYQGTFPLPEAQMDRFMLSLSLGYPTEQEELQMLSRLQENSKFTDVKPCISLAEVEELQRICAGIRVEASLQQYILDLVRATRCDEEITLGVSPRGTVALHRATQAFAYLSGRDYAIPDDVKFIAPYVLSHRLIPVGGRRAQTVMERLLRVVAIP
- a CDS encoding bifunctional riboflavin kinase/FAD synthetase — its product is MPNLSKNGCSVWVTSSTELIQTPTAVALGKFDGVHRGHQRVIQPILHKPADAEHIYPTVITFLPHPQEFFTGKPRTLLTPLDEKVQQLELLGVKQLVLIPFDKELSALTPEQFVQQIIVEKLQAARISVGQDFCFGSKRSGTAMDLQVLVAEYGIPVTIVPLITHEDDFSVDEETERISTSLIRQKLEIGDIERANQLLGRPYTFIGTVVKGQQLGRTIGFPTANLQLPQDKFLPRQGVYAVRVARINNQDTALNNCWGVMNIGDRPTVNGTHPTVEVHILDWSGDLYDKKLQIQLIKFIRPEQKFSNLAALKAQIQLDCNTARNFFSHEMEP